From one Luteipulveratus mongoliensis genomic stretch:
- a CDS encoding ABC transporter ATP-binding protein, translating to MSMGAWQAMNSMTRDASVKDARLRPGTARRVMTYATPYKRTIIAFLALTILESLLVVATPLLLKQIVDEGVGGKDSGLVVRLSLLVGVVAVIGALLSVVERLMSSRIGEGLIFDLRRQVFSHVLRQPIAFFTRTQTGALVTRLNSDVIGAQQAFTSTLSNVVSNVVMLVVIVVAMGTLSWQLTLLSLVLVPMFLIPTRLMGRRLAGLTREQMQENAGLGARMSERFNVAGALLVKLYGRPDQEDTEYSDRAGRVRDIGVIIALNRSVFMVGLTLMASIATALVYGFGGVMAVNGTLTVGTLLALATLLGRLYTPLTTLSNVRVDVMTALVSFERVFEILDLQPLVKEPDQAKPLPTGPLAVEFDDVSFAYPSADEVSLESLETVGGGDRGAGSTVLHDVSLRAEPGQLVALVGPSGAGKTTITSLVARLYDPTEGSVRIGDVDLRDVASTDLRSRLGVVSQDAHLFHDTIRANLLYARPEASDAELEDALRAAQVWDLIHALPEGLDTVVGDRGHRLSGGEKQRLAIARLLLKGPSVVVLDEATAHLDSESEVAVQRALDSALAGRTSLVIAHRLSTVRDADQILVIDGGTVVERGDHLSLLSHGGLYADLYRTQFRDAGDEQPVGA from the coding sequence TGGTCGCCACACCGTTGCTGCTGAAGCAGATCGTCGACGAGGGTGTCGGCGGCAAAGACTCGGGCCTGGTGGTCCGTCTGTCCCTGCTGGTCGGTGTCGTGGCTGTCATCGGTGCGCTGCTGTCGGTGGTGGAGCGGCTGATGTCCTCACGGATCGGTGAGGGACTGATCTTCGACCTGCGACGCCAGGTGTTCAGTCACGTGCTGCGCCAGCCGATCGCGTTCTTCACCCGCACCCAGACCGGTGCCCTAGTGACTCGCCTCAACTCAGACGTCATCGGCGCTCAGCAGGCCTTCACATCCACGCTGTCCAACGTCGTCAGCAACGTGGTGATGCTCGTCGTCATCGTGGTCGCCATGGGCACGCTGTCCTGGCAGCTGACGCTGCTGTCGCTGGTCCTCGTGCCGATGTTCCTCATCCCGACCCGGCTCATGGGCCGCCGCCTGGCCGGGCTCACCCGGGAGCAGATGCAGGAGAACGCCGGTCTCGGCGCTCGGATGTCCGAGCGGTTCAACGTGGCGGGTGCCTTGCTCGTCAAGCTCTACGGACGCCCTGACCAGGAGGACACCGAGTACTCCGACCGCGCGGGTCGAGTGCGCGATATCGGCGTGATCATCGCGCTCAACCGCTCGGTCTTCATGGTCGGCCTCACCCTGATGGCGTCGATCGCGACCGCACTGGTCTACGGGTTCGGCGGTGTGATGGCCGTCAACGGCACGTTGACCGTCGGCACCCTGCTGGCCCTGGCCACGCTGCTCGGCCGCCTCTACACACCGCTGACCACGCTGTCCAACGTGCGGGTCGACGTCATGACCGCCCTGGTGTCGTTCGAGCGCGTCTTCGAGATCCTCGACCTGCAGCCACTGGTCAAGGAGCCCGACCAGGCGAAGCCGCTGCCGACCGGACCGCTCGCGGTCGAGTTCGATGACGTCTCGTTCGCCTACCCGTCCGCGGACGAGGTCTCCCTCGAGTCACTCGAGACCGTGGGCGGTGGCGACCGTGGTGCCGGCTCGACCGTGCTCCACGACGTGAGCCTGCGAGCGGAGCCGGGTCAGCTGGTCGCGCTGGTCGGGCCGAGCGGTGCTGGCAAGACGACGATCACGAGCCTGGTCGCTCGGCTGTACGACCCGACCGAGGGCAGTGTCCGCATCGGCGACGTCGATCTGCGTGATGTCGCCTCCACCGACCTGCGCAGCCGTCTGGGCGTCGTCTCCCAGGACGCGCACCTGTTCCACGACACCATCCGCGCCAACCTGCTCTACGCCCGGCCGGAGGCTTCCGACGCAGAGCTCGAGGACGCGCTGCGAGCCGCCCAGGTGTGGGACCTCATCCACGCGTTGCCGGAGGGACTCGACACCGTGGTCGGTGACCGCGGCCACCGCCTGTCCGGCGGAGAGAAGCAGCGGCTGGCCATCGCCCGGCTGCTGCTCAAGGGGCCGTCGGTCGTCGTGCTGGACGAGGCCACGGCGCACCTGGACAGCGAGTCCGAGGTCGCCGTGCAGCGTGCGCTCGACAGCGCCCTCGCCGGTCGCACCTCACTGGTCATCGCACACCGTCTCTCGACCGTGCGCGACGCCGACCAGATCCTGGTCATCGACGGCGGCACGGTTGTCGAACGCGGCGATCACCTGAGCCTGCTGTCCCACGGCGGCCTGTACGCCGACCTCTACCGGACGCAGTTCAGAGACGCCGGCGACGAGCAGCCGGTCGGCGCCTGA
- a CDS encoding YibE/F family protein: protein MTHGHSHGDIEPPLRRNRAYLQEARDTRRTALRLLAAILVPVALLTIAGLVLLWPDSLSSHVRKSVTQVSSAGTTTVAGTITFVKPMSCSEAGGGPGGAGDGGGAGDSEGAPAPSDASSPSSGASGDTSPENRCAVLSVDIRGGPEKGKAEQVTVDNVVLSTSPKAGQKVRLARSVIPGQPVTYEFADFERGLPLALIAALFAVVVIGVARWRGLLALVGLGFGAAILTWFVFPGLVGGENPVLVGLVGCLAIMFVVLYCTHGFSVRTTTALLGTVFGLGLSALLGWGATSWTHLTGAATDDDYLLGQAAPDMRLTAVVVCGMIIAGMGVLNDVTITQASAVWELAEAGETDRRSLFRRAMRIGRDHIASTVYTIAFAWAGASLGTLLLISVYDRPLLDILQSELIAAEVLSTLVGSVALVLSVPVTTGVAVALVGQAQAKTSRRGRRTPSAPTTD, encoded by the coding sequence ATGACGCACGGCCACAGTCACGGCGACATCGAGCCGCCGTTGCGCCGGAACCGCGCCTATCTGCAGGAGGCGCGCGACACCCGTCGTACGGCGCTGCGGCTGCTCGCCGCGATCCTGGTGCCCGTCGCGCTGCTCACGATCGCCGGTCTGGTGCTGCTGTGGCCGGACAGCTTGTCCTCCCACGTCCGGAAGTCGGTGACTCAGGTCAGCTCGGCCGGCACCACCACGGTTGCCGGGACGATCACCTTCGTCAAGCCGATGTCGTGCTCGGAAGCCGGCGGCGGTCCTGGCGGCGCAGGCGACGGCGGGGGCGCCGGTGACTCGGAGGGCGCGCCCGCCCCTTCTGATGCCAGCTCGCCATCGAGCGGCGCGTCCGGCGACACCTCGCCGGAGAACCGCTGCGCCGTGCTGAGCGTCGACATCCGCGGCGGCCCCGAGAAGGGCAAGGCCGAGCAGGTGACCGTCGACAACGTGGTCCTCAGCACCTCACCCAAGGCGGGCCAGAAGGTCCGGCTGGCGCGGTCGGTGATTCCCGGCCAGCCCGTGACGTACGAGTTCGCCGACTTCGAGCGCGGCCTGCCCCTCGCGCTCATTGCCGCGTTGTTTGCGGTCGTAGTGATCGGTGTCGCCCGGTGGCGTGGGCTGCTCGCTCTGGTCGGGCTGGGCTTCGGAGCGGCGATCCTGACGTGGTTCGTCTTTCCCGGTCTGGTGGGTGGCGAAAACCCTGTGCTGGTGGGCCTGGTCGGCTGTCTGGCCATCATGTTCGTCGTCCTCTACTGCACGCACGGCTTCAGCGTGCGGACCACGACAGCCTTGCTCGGGACGGTCTTCGGACTCGGTCTGTCGGCCCTCCTCGGCTGGGGTGCGACGAGCTGGACCCATCTGACCGGCGCCGCGACCGACGACGACTACCTGCTCGGTCAGGCTGCTCCCGACATGCGCCTGACCGCTGTCGTCGTGTGCGGCATGATCATTGCCGGAATGGGCGTCCTGAACGACGTCACCATCACCCAGGCGTCGGCCGTGTGGGAGCTCGCCGAGGCGGGTGAGACCGACCGGCGGTCGTTGTTCCGTCGGGCCATGCGGATCGGACGCGACCACATCGCCTCCACCGTCTACACCATCGCGTTCGCCTGGGCTGGCGCCTCCCTCGGCACCCTGCTGCTCATCTCGGTCTACGACCGCCCGCTGCTCGACATCCTGCAGTCCGAGCTCATCGCGGCCGAGGTGCTGAGCACGCTCGTGGGCTCCGTCGCGCTCGTGCTGAGCGTGCCGGTCACCACCGGTGTCGCCGTCGCGCTCGTCGGGCAGGCCCAGGCCAAGACCAGTCGGCGCGGACGTCGTACGCCCTCCGCGCCGACCACGGACTGA
- a CDS encoding SURF1 family protein — MLRVLLTRRWLAWLAVAMIAALACLLLGRWQWHRWESKHAMQTQIGDNYDAPPVALSGILPTTHSPFPPARQWTQVRLEGTYDAAHRLLVRNRPSNGTFGYEVLVPLRLLDGGSVLIDRGWVPNGPNAATPPPLPATPAGQVTVVGWLRPGEAELGRAPIPGQVSSINVADVERQTGTQLYDAYIRMRSERLPTGASPTRPQALEKPDQGSAAGINLSYAIQWWVGMLAIPIFVLFSARREAREQDPEARPARPKKIRIWDEEDA; from the coding sequence GTGCTTCGTGTCTTGCTGACCAGGCGCTGGCTGGCCTGGCTGGCGGTCGCGATGATCGCCGCGCTCGCCTGCCTGCTGCTCGGTCGGTGGCAGTGGCACCGGTGGGAGTCCAAGCATGCGATGCAGACGCAGATCGGCGACAACTACGACGCGCCACCGGTCGCCCTGTCCGGGATCCTGCCCACGACACACTCCCCGTTCCCGCCCGCTCGGCAGTGGACGCAGGTCCGGCTCGAGGGGACGTACGACGCCGCCCACCGCCTCCTCGTGCGCAACCGTCCGAGCAACGGCACCTTCGGCTACGAGGTCCTGGTGCCGCTTCGACTCCTCGACGGCGGCAGCGTCCTGATCGACCGCGGCTGGGTACCCAACGGTCCCAACGCGGCCACTCCACCGCCGCTCCCGGCCACGCCGGCCGGCCAGGTCACGGTCGTCGGCTGGCTGCGTCCCGGTGAGGCCGAGCTCGGTCGCGCGCCGATCCCGGGCCAGGTGTCCTCGATCAATGTCGCCGACGTGGAGCGGCAGACCGGCACCCAGCTCTACGACGCGTACATCCGCATGCGGTCCGAACGGCTGCCGACCGGCGCCAGCCCGACCCGCCCGCAGGCGCTGGAGAAGCCCGACCAGGGATCGGCGGCCGGTATCAATCTGAGCTACGCCATCCAGTGGTGGGTGGGCATGCTGGCCATACCGATCTTTGTGCTGTTCTCGGCGCGTCGTGAGGCGCGAGAGCAGGATCCTGAGGCGCGACCCGCTCGCCCGAAGAAGATCCGCATCTGGGACGAGGAAGATGCCTGA
- the moaA gene encoding GTP 3',8-cyclase MoaA: MQDLPLQPGALRDGYGRVARDLRVSVTDRCNLRCTYCMPAEGLPWMAKPEMLTDDEMVRLIGIFVGLGVSQIRFTGGEPLLRRSLVDVVRRVAALEPRPSLAITTNGIGLDRLAAPLAQAGLDRVNVSLDTVDPQTFKRLTLRDRFADVEAGLKAAADAGLTPVKVNAVAMRDVNDTAVADLLQWCLDRGYELRFIEQMPLDAQHAWEREQMVTAAEIRERLGERFTLTPLPDNDRGSAPAERFLIDGGPATVGVIASVSAPFCGACDRTRLTADGQVRNCLFARGESDLRGLLRGGATDEQIAAAITGEMAAKLAGHGIDDPSFVQPDRPMSSIGG, from the coding sequence ATGCAGGACCTTCCGCTGCAACCAGGAGCGCTCCGCGACGGCTACGGCCGGGTGGCGCGAGACCTTCGTGTCTCGGTCACCGATCGCTGCAACCTGCGCTGCACCTACTGCATGCCTGCGGAGGGGCTGCCGTGGATGGCCAAGCCGGAGATGCTGACCGACGACGAGATGGTGCGCCTGATCGGCATCTTCGTGGGGCTTGGCGTCAGTCAAATCCGGTTCACCGGCGGCGAGCCGTTGCTGCGCCGGTCGCTCGTCGATGTCGTACGCCGGGTGGCGGCCCTCGAGCCGCGGCCCAGTCTCGCCATCACCACCAACGGTATCGGGCTTGATCGGTTGGCCGCGCCGCTGGCGCAGGCCGGCCTGGACCGGGTCAATGTCTCGCTCGACACGGTCGATCCGCAGACGTTCAAGCGGCTGACGCTGCGGGACCGGTTCGCCGATGTGGAGGCGGGGCTGAAGGCTGCGGCGGACGCCGGCCTGACACCCGTCAAGGTCAACGCGGTGGCGATGCGAGACGTCAACGACACCGCGGTCGCCGACCTGCTGCAGTGGTGCCTCGACCGGGGCTACGAGCTGAGGTTCATCGAGCAGATGCCGCTGGACGCGCAGCACGCCTGGGAGCGCGAGCAGATGGTCACCGCTGCGGAGATCCGGGAGCGGCTGGGGGAGCGCTTCACTCTCACACCGCTGCCCGATAACGACCGGGGCAGTGCGCCGGCCGAGCGATTCCTGATCGACGGCGGGCCGGCCACAGTGGGCGTGATCGCGAGCGTGTCTGCGCCGTTCTGCGGTGCGTGCGACCGAACGCGGCTGACGGCCGACGGCCAGGTGCGCAACTGCCTGTTCGCACGGGGCGAGTCGGATCTGCGGGGGCTCCTGCGAGGTGGCGCGACAGACGAGCAGATCGCCGCGGCCATCACCGGTGAGATGGCGGCCAAGCTTGCGGGGCACGGCATCGACGACCCGTCGTTCGTGCAGCCGGACCGACCGATGTCGAGCATCGGCGGCTGA
- a CDS encoding alpha/beta fold hydrolase, which produces MAEFVLVPGAWLGGWAWVDVVPELRAAGHGAHPVTLSGLAERSGEQAGQPAHVQDVLDVALPLRDVVLVGHSYAGIPVCQAAGRLGDRLRRVILVDANVPTDGQSFASGWSPRGQEMLQAALADNDGLWPPLKAGDYAGQGLTAPQIDRIVTGSTPHPGATLTEPATLSGPLSDLPVTYVKCLIDGPKPTDDVARLATSDTWQIVNLNAGHWPMLSEPLELAKILLDATT; this is translated from the coding sequence ATGGCTGAGTTTGTACTGGTGCCCGGAGCATGGCTTGGAGGATGGGCGTGGGTAGACGTGGTTCCCGAGCTGCGAGCTGCCGGTCACGGGGCGCATCCGGTGACTCTGTCAGGTCTGGCCGAACGGAGCGGTGAGCAGGCTGGTCAACCGGCGCACGTCCAAGACGTCCTTGACGTGGCACTGCCGCTCCGGGACGTGGTCCTGGTCGGTCACAGCTACGCGGGTATCCCAGTTTGCCAAGCCGCCGGGCGTCTCGGCGACCGGTTGCGCCGCGTGATACTCGTGGATGCCAACGTTCCGACTGACGGACAGTCGTTCGCGTCAGGTTGGTCACCACGAGGGCAGGAAATGCTCCAGGCCGCGCTTGCCGACAACGACGGCTTGTGGCCGCCGCTCAAGGCTGGTGACTACGCCGGCCAGGGACTCACTGCCCCACAGATCGATCGGATCGTCACCGGCTCCACCCCACACCCTGGCGCCACACTGACCGAGCCGGCGACGCTGTCTGGGCCGCTGAGTGACCTGCCAGTGACATACGTCAAGTGTCTGATCGATGGGCCGAAGCCGACAGATGACGTGGCCAGGCTCGCGACCAGCGATACCTGGCAGATCGTCAACCTGAATGCCGGCCACTGGCCGATGCTCTCCGAACCTCTCGAACTAGCCAAGATCCTGTTGGACGCCACGACCTAG
- a CDS encoding winged helix-turn-helix domain-containing protein, protein MLTQDEARALAVRAQGFGLVYHEPVDVLRRLGAIQLDSVNAVARSHELTIFSRFGQYDVTALLDRIYADRCGFEYWGHSASWIDIADIALFQHRMARMRALGRGATTVNKQVRDEHADLYAEVLDRIDAEGPLTASDFAGVRPDGGWFNHKPVKRVLEDLYDQGVLMCAGRGKGFTRRYDRASQVLGTAAPDDPGSDEAAYRLVVRATARLGVATAKEVADYYRLQRWKAPWRDALTAAVTDGQVAETQVAGWCGTAYADPAALDGPLTPPEHRPAFLSPLDNLLWDRPRVKRVFGFEHTFEIYKKPERRRYGYYVLPLLAAGELGGRADLRYDRHASVLLVQGLWLEGATADAVGSALRCIADHLGADDISLTAPAGSVEADVIRRARSN, encoded by the coding sequence TTGCTGACGCAGGATGAGGCGCGCGCCCTGGCCGTGCGGGCCCAGGGATTCGGGCTGGTCTACCACGAGCCAGTCGACGTACTGCGCCGACTGGGCGCGATCCAGCTCGACTCGGTCAATGCCGTGGCGCGCAGCCACGAGCTCACGATCTTCTCCAGGTTCGGCCAGTACGACGTCACGGCACTTCTCGACCGGATCTATGCCGACCGGTGTGGCTTCGAGTACTGGGGGCATTCAGCGAGCTGGATCGACATCGCTGACATCGCCCTGTTCCAGCACCGGATGGCCCGGATGAGGGCCCTGGGCCGTGGGGCGACCACCGTCAACAAGCAGGTACGTGACGAGCATGCCGACCTCTATGCCGAGGTGCTCGACCGGATCGACGCGGAGGGCCCGCTGACCGCGTCCGACTTTGCCGGGGTCCGCCCCGACGGCGGCTGGTTCAACCACAAGCCGGTCAAGCGAGTGCTCGAAGACCTGTACGACCAGGGTGTCCTGATGTGTGCGGGCCGTGGCAAGGGCTTCACCCGACGGTATGACCGCGCCTCTCAGGTGCTCGGCACGGCAGCGCCGGATGACCCTGGCAGCGACGAGGCGGCATACCGGCTCGTGGTGCGGGCAACGGCCCGGCTCGGAGTAGCCACGGCGAAGGAGGTTGCGGACTACTACCGGTTGCAGCGCTGGAAAGCGCCGTGGCGAGACGCGCTCACCGCAGCTGTCACAGACGGTCAGGTCGCAGAGACCCAGGTGGCAGGCTGGTGCGGCACTGCGTACGCGGACCCGGCGGCGCTGGACGGTCCGCTCACTCCACCGGAGCACCGTCCTGCCTTCCTGTCGCCGTTGGACAACCTGCTCTGGGATCGGCCCAGAGTAAAACGAGTGTTCGGTTTCGAACATACTTTTGAGATCTACAAGAAGCCGGAACGGCGACGGTACGGCTACTACGTCCTACCGCTGCTAGCCGCTGGAGAACTGGGCGGCCGGGCCGACCTCAGGTACGACCGGCATGCCAGCGTCCTCCTGGTGCAGGGACTGTGGTTGGAAGGTGCGACCGCCGATGCCGTCGGTAGTGCGCTCCGCTGCATCGCCGACCATCTCGGCGCTGACGACATCTCCCTCACAGCTCCCGCAGGATCTGTCGAAGCCGACGTGATCAGGCGCGCTCGTAGCAACTAG
- a CDS encoding MBL fold metallo-hydrolase has product MARQLARAGLPPRSLTAVCVTHHHSDHNIDVGAVVHLAWCADLSTPVAVIGPPPLRRMMDAYVEVARVDVETRVVDEGRPPFEDLLDVREIASAGTVFEDDRVRITCARVDHPPMDAYAYRIDADDRSYVISGDTAPCDSLVALARGADILVHEVLDVPSIATLEQHTNGHRLREHLIASHTSATDVAAIASAAGVRTLVLSHLVPSQPDLPDGYWLEQVRSGATFAGDVVVGRDLMEL; this is encoded by the coding sequence GTGGCCCGTCAGCTGGCCCGAGCCGGTCTGCCGCCACGATCCCTGACGGCGGTCTGCGTGACGCACCACCACAGCGATCACAACATTGATGTCGGCGCCGTCGTGCACCTCGCGTGGTGCGCCGACCTGAGCACCCCGGTTGCAGTGATCGGACCGCCGCCGCTGCGTCGGATGATGGACGCATACGTCGAGGTCGCCCGCGTCGACGTCGAGACGCGCGTTGTCGATGAGGGCCGTCCCCCCTTCGAGGACCTCCTCGACGTACGCGAGATCGCCTCCGCTGGAACGGTTTTCGAGGACGACCGGGTTCGCATTACCTGCGCTCGCGTCGACCATCCGCCGATGGACGCGTATGCCTACCGCATCGACGCGGACGACCGGTCGTACGTGATCTCCGGCGACACCGCGCCGTGCGACAGCCTCGTCGCTCTTGCACGCGGCGCCGACATCCTGGTTCACGAGGTTCTCGACGTGCCCTCCATCGCCACGCTGGAGCAGCACACCAACGGACACCGGCTGCGTGAGCACCTGATCGCGTCACACACCAGCGCCACCGACGTCGCGGCGATCGCCTCGGCCGCCGGGGTCCGTACGCTCGTGCTGTCCCATCTGGTCCCCAGCCAGCCCGACCTCCCTGACGGCTACTGGCTGGAGCAGGTCCGCTCCGGTGCGACGTTCGCGGGCGACGTCGTGGTCGGTCGCGACCTCATGGAGCTGTGA
- a CDS encoding DUF3099 domain-containing protein, whose product MSKRGQQPDVVPSATMLPVNPQEDHRKRVRNYLISMGIRTLCFILAVVFTGPLRWICVALAVVLPYVAVVAANATQHRRIDVLGSVTPDDPPHQIDRGPTGPTGQAGHAPS is encoded by the coding sequence ATGAGCAAGCGTGGCCAGCAGCCGGACGTCGTCCCCTCGGCGACGATGCTGCCGGTCAACCCGCAGGAGGACCATCGCAAGCGGGTGCGCAACTACCTGATCTCGATGGGCATCCGCACGCTGTGCTTCATCCTGGCCGTCGTCTTCACCGGCCCGCTGCGCTGGATCTGTGTCGCGCTCGCCGTCGTGCTCCCTTACGTGGCGGTCGTCGCCGCCAACGCCACCCAGCATCGCCGGATCGATGTGCTGGGCTCGGTCACACCGGACGACCCGCCGCACCAGATCGACCGCGGACCGACCGGACCGACCGGGCAGGCCGGGCACGCTCCGTCGTGA
- a CDS encoding beta-ketoacyl-ACP reductase, translating into MSSAGEARNVLVTGGNRGIGLAVARAFAADGDHVIVTSRSGEAPEGLDAVACDVTDTASVDAAFTEAEKRFGGPVEVLVANAGITQDTLLMRMSDDDFASVLDTNLTGAFRCARRVSKGMLKLKRGRMVFISSVVGLYGSPGQANYAASKAGLVGLARSITRELGGRAITANVVAPGFIDTDMTRALPEKQQQAYIGQIPAGRFAEPDEVARVVRFIASPDAGYISGAVIPVDGGLGMGH; encoded by the coding sequence TTGAGCAGTGCAGGCGAAGCCCGGAACGTGCTCGTCACCGGGGGCAACAGGGGGATAGGCCTGGCGGTCGCGCGCGCGTTCGCCGCGGATGGCGATCACGTGATCGTCACGTCGCGCTCGGGCGAGGCACCGGAGGGCCTGGACGCCGTCGCGTGCGACGTCACCGACACGGCTTCGGTCGACGCGGCCTTCACCGAGGCCGAGAAGCGGTTCGGTGGCCCGGTCGAGGTGCTGGTCGCCAACGCGGGCATCACCCAGGACACCTTGCTGATGCGGATGTCGGACGACGACTTCGCCTCCGTGCTGGACACCAACCTCACCGGTGCGTTCCGGTGTGCCCGGCGCGTCAGCAAGGGCATGCTCAAGCTCAAGCGGGGCCGCATGGTGTTCATCTCCAGCGTTGTCGGGCTGTACGGCTCACCCGGCCAGGCCAACTACGCGGCCAGCAAGGCCGGACTCGTCGGGCTGGCTCGTTCCATCACCCGAGAGCTCGGTGGCCGCGCCATCACGGCCAACGTCGTGGCACCGGGCTTCATCGACACGGACATGACGCGAGCCCTGCCGGAGAAGCAGCAGCAGGCGTACATCGGGCAGATCCCCGCCGGCCGCTTTGCCGAGCCGGACGAGGTCGCCCGCGTGGTGCGGTTCATCGCCAGCCCGGATGCCGGGTACATCAGCGGTGCGGTGATCCCGGTCGACGGCGGCCTGGGCATGGGCCACTGA
- the fabI gene encoding enoyl-ACP reductase FabI has translation MGLLDGKKILVTGVLMDSSIAFHVARLAQQEGAEIVLTSFGRTMKITQTIAKRLPQTPPVLELDVTDKEHLDSLSERLGEHVDRLDGVLHSIGNAPQGAFNFMEASWEEVAPAIHTSAYSLKALSVAALPLMHSGSSVVGLTFDAKFAWPVYDWMGVAKAAFESTSRYLARDLGPKGIRCNLVSAGPVRTTAAKSIPGFEAFETIWGERAPLGWDIRDPEPAARACVALLSDWFPATTGEVVHVDGGVHAIGQ, from the coding sequence ATGGGACTGCTGGACGGCAAGAAGATTCTGGTGACCGGAGTCCTGATGGACTCCTCGATCGCCTTCCACGTGGCGCGGCTGGCGCAGCAGGAGGGCGCCGAGATCGTGCTGACGTCGTTCGGGCGCACCATGAAGATCACCCAGACGATCGCCAAGCGGCTGCCTCAGACGCCGCCCGTGCTTGAGCTCGACGTCACCGACAAGGAGCACCTGGACTCCCTCAGCGAGCGGCTGGGGGAGCACGTCGATCGCCTTGATGGAGTGCTGCACTCGATCGGCAACGCTCCGCAGGGCGCGTTCAACTTCATGGAGGCGAGCTGGGAGGAGGTCGCGCCGGCGATCCACACCTCGGCGTACTCCCTCAAGGCGTTGTCCGTCGCGGCGCTGCCGCTCATGCACAGCGGATCATCGGTCGTGGGCCTGACCTTCGACGCCAAGTTCGCCTGGCCGGTCTACGACTGGATGGGTGTCGCCAAGGCGGCCTTCGAGTCGACCAGCCGCTACCTTGCCCGTGACTTGGGACCGAAGGGCATCCGATGCAACCTGGTCTCGGCCGGCCCCGTTCGGACCACCGCGGCCAAGTCGATCCCGGGCTTCGAGGCCTTCGAGACCATCTGGGGTGAGCGTGCGCCGCTGGGCTGGGACATCCGCGACCCCGAGCCGGCAGCACGGGCCTGCGTGGCGCTCCTGTCCGACTGGTTCCCTGCCACGACCGGCGAGGTCGTGCACGTCGACGGAGGCGTCCACGCCATCGGCCAGTAA